CTTGCTTACTTCACGACTTTAATTTTTTCTGCTAATCTTCTTCCAACAGCAATCTCTTGTAGATTTCTTTGTAAAATAACCGGTCCTCCTGGAACCTTCTCTACACATGATACCTGAGCTCCTTCTGAAATCCCAAATCTAAATGCTTGTGCTCTCACCTTTGTATCTGGTATAGAATTCACTTGAAATGTATCTCCTCTGTTAACTTCAGCTAAAGTCATATCAATCTCTCCTTTCATTTATGATAACCATTCTCATTATTATTTAAAAATAAAGCGTTTCTAAGACTAAACTTCTTTAAATATGAAAATCATTATCAATAGTATACAAAAAAATTACTTAAGAATATGTAGAAACCAAATTTATTGATAATGTTTATCATTTTCAATATAATAATAACATCTTTGCTTTATTTTGTCAAGAAAATATATATTAAAAATTATATAAAATTTTAATTTTGTCGTTTTTCTAATATTAATATTGCTTTATTCCTTAGTTCTTGACTATTATCTAGCCTATCTGTTAATAAACTTGTAGCTTTATTACAGTATTCTTCATCATCGATTAACTTTAAATTAATCTCAACTATTAATCCAACAGAATTAATTACTGCTTCCGCTAAATGAACAGCTGTTCCTAATTCACCAAGAGCTGTATAATTAATCAATTCCATTAACTCCACCATAATTTCCAAACATTTTAATGTCTGATCCATAATCGATAAAGGAACTTCAGTAGCTTGAATCATTCTATCATTAATTAATTCTGGATCTCCATCTTTATAAGCAGATACTACAAGCTGATAAGCATCTATATCAGCTTGTATTAGATTACTTAATTCACTTTTCATTCGTTCTAATTCATTTAAATAATTAATAATTTTATTATCTTCTCTTTTTCGTAAAGTAGTATTGCATACCATTTTAGCCAAAGTAGCACTAAATGTTCCGACTAATGCCGATGTGCTTCCTCCTCCAGGAGTAGGGTTAGCTGACTCTAGTTCTGCCAAAAACTCGTCTAATTGATGATCTAATTTCACCAAGAATTCCTCCTCTTGTTAATTATTACTGACTTTAAAAGCTTTATATATATTATAACTGATTCTGCTAACAAGTTATATAAAATAGATCACATATTATTTATCCTGTTTACGATACTGAGTCGGAGTTAAATTAAATTCTTTTTTAAATACTTGACTAAAGTAATTAGCATTTTGGTATCCTACTTGATTAGCCACATCAGTAATATTATCTTTAGATTTTTTCAAGATTTCCTTCGCTTTTTTTAATCTGACTTGTGTCAAATAATTAGTAAAACTTTCTTCCATTTCCTCTTTAAAAAGGTGACTTAAATAAGATTTATTTAAGTGAACTACTTTAGCTACTTTCTTTAATGTCAAATCTTGATTATAATGATTATGAATATAGTTTGTAGCCTTTTTAATTACATTATCATCGATCTCATCATAAGCTTTTGAAACTTTATCTACAACTATTTTAAGCTTATCTTTTACCCATTCAGCAAATCGATCTACTGAATTAATTTCGGCAGATTCACTAATTAATTCATCAAAATAAAAATGACATATTTCTATTTCTGCTTCTTGATTAATTGTTCTAGAAAGCGAAACTAAAAATTCAATAATTCTAATTTTAAATTTTACTAATGAATAATCTTTTGTGCGTATTATATTTAATAAGCGCTCTACAAATTTTTCTATCTTATCAACTTCGCCCTCTTTAACCAACTCGAATAATTTCTTTTCTTTAGCGAAGAATTCTTTATGAAAGCTAGCACTCTCCTCTGAATCATCATGACTTTGCTTTACTAATTGATTATAAAGTTTCTCTTCCTCAATCTTTATTATTAAACATTTCAATACTTCAACTATCTTTTCAAGCTTGACTGGCTTTAATAAATAATCTACAGCTCCATATTTTATGGCTCGTTGAGCATAATCGAATTCATTATAAGCTGTTATCATTATTATCTTAGTTCCAGGATAAAATTCAATAATCTCTTTAGTTGCCTCTAATCCATCTAAATTGGGCATCTTAATATCCATTAAAATTATATCTGGTCTTTCTGCTTTAACCACTTCCAATGCCTCTTCTCCATCACTAGCTTCTCCTATTAATCTTAGTTCTTTTACCTCCTCAGTAATTACTTTCTTCATTACTTCTCTTTCTAAATATTCATCATCAGCAATTAATACTCTATACATCGCCATCACCCCTAGCTTCTAGTAACTTTGGGAATGAGATATGAACCTCTGTTCCTTTACCTTTATCACTATAAATTTTTACTCCATATTTAGGGCCGTAATAGTGCTGTAATCGTTGATGAACATTATTAATTCCCATACCAGAAGTATGAGTCTCTGTTACCTTCCTTTCTCTACATTCAATAATTTCTTGAATCTTATCTTCTTCAATACCTATACCATTATCTATAATTTTTATAGTTAATTTATCATCGTCTTCCTCACTTAAAATTTTAATTATTTCATCTTCACCCTTAGGTTCTAAACCATGAATAATAGCATTCTCTACAAGAGGTTGTAAACTCATAAACGGAATCTTATACCTAAATAGAGAGCTATCTACATCAATAGTAAATTCCATTTTTTCACCAAATCTAGCTTTTTGAATCTTAATATAATCCTTAATGTACTTTAGTTCTTCTCTTAAAGTAACTATCTCCTCTCTACGCAAACTATAACGTAAAAGGTCTGAAAGAGAATGTACCATTTCCTTAGTTTCATCTGCCCCTTCTAGATATGCTAATCTAGCTATAACATTTAAACTATTAAATAAAAAATGTGGGTTCATCTGTGATTGTAAAGCCTTCAATTCAGCCTGTTGTAAATTCTTCTCTACCTCTATTCTATTATTAATTTCCTGCATTAATTGATAATTCTTAAGGTGCAACTGTTTTTGAATTAACGTTGTAGCGCCCATCTCCACAATATAATTAGCTAAAAGAGATAATAAATCAGCAGCAGCATTAATTTTGGCTTGAGGAACGAGATTCATCTCCTGTAGTAGTTCCTCTACATCCACATCTTCAATTCCTAAATTATTCATACGTTTGCCAATTTGATTAATCATTTTATCATCTGGTTCCTTAGGTAAAATTTGACCACATTTTACTGAACCAAAACATTCATCTGCTACTACTATTGGGGCTATTAAATCTATAAACCCCATATGACAATGATATACTGATGGTTCACCCTTTAACTTAGTTTCTAAAGAAATAGAATACTTTAAACAAGACTTCTCTCCTTCATCGGTCCCCCTAACTAAAGAACAAATTTTAGAAAATTTACTAGGCTGAGTTACAGAGACACCTTCCTGATCAACTATAATAGCTGCTAATCCTGTAGCTTCAGAAAATCTATCTTGGATTTGTTGTAGGATATCTACATCTACCAAATCAGTTAGATGCAAATCCTTATCAATATCTAAAAATGAAGGCATATAATTACTCCTTTCATATTAAATCTTTAATTATTTTGATGACTCAATTCTATTCTATGCTAACTTTTGAATTCTATTTATTATTTCTAGTATAATGGCCAGACTCCTTGCTAAATATAAAAAAGACCAGCTATAAACTGGTCTTAAAAATCAGCTAATTAATTTAAAGCTTTTTTAACATTTGATAAGTAACCTCTAATAATTCTTGAGTATACTCAGGATTATGCACTCCTTCACTACCATCTTGTTTAATAAATTTATAATTAAACTCAGCTCTTTGGTATAACTTCCGATTCCTTAATACTTTCTTTTCCTTTAAAAGTTTTTCAACTTTTTTCATTAAATTATTAGTCTCTTTTTGCCATCTATCTATCTGCCTTTGCATATCATTTAATTGAAAACCTGTATGACAAGAAATACAAGCAACTGGTTCATCTTCATTTGTGTCAATTTCAAAAATATGATCATGCTCTTTGGGCATATGACAGTCTATACATGCAACACCGCTAGCATACATAAGACTAGGTGCCGATTCTTTTATTCCAAAACCACCTGTGCCTTTAACCATTTCCTGTTGTGGCATTCTTGTTTTTTCTTTAGTTTGTTTACTATCAGCACTATGACAGCTAATACAAAGTTGTTCCTTAGGTTGCTGTACTTTCATATTTGTTTGATGACATGATAAACAATCAATTCCTCTTGCTTCATGAGTTGATTCTTCCCAATTCTCCTTTATTTCATCATGACACCGTTTACAACGATCAGAATTCCCCTCAGCAAAACCTAACTGCGAAAATAAAGTTATTATAATCATAATCAACAAACAGATTAATAATAAATTGCTTTTTTTCAATTAAATCCCCTCTTTTAACTATAAAATTTCCGTATATATTACGTATATTCAATAGAATATTTTAATTTCCTTTATTATTTGAATATCTAGATATATTAAGAGACACAAAGTTTTGCATTCTCGTAAACTTGGTTGACTACTTCCTTAAAAGCATCTACTATATTAGGATCAAACTGTTCTCCTTTTTCAGATTCTAGCTCTTGTATTGCCTCTTTACAATCAAAAGCAGCGCGATATGGTCGATTAGTCGTCATAGCATCAAAACTATCAGCTACAGCTAAA
This genomic interval from Selenihalanaerobacter shriftii contains the following:
- a CDS encoding ammonia-forming cytochrome c nitrite reductase subunit c552 — translated: MKKSNLLLICLLIMIIITLFSQLGFAEGNSDRCKRCHDEIKENWEESTHEARGIDCLSCHQTNMKVQQPKEQLCISCHSADSKQTKEKTRMPQQEMVKGTGGFGIKESAPSLMYASGVACIDCHMPKEHDHIFEIDTNEDEPVACISCHTGFQLNDMQRQIDRWQKETNNLMKKVEKLLKEKKVLRNRKLYQRAEFNYKFIKQDGSEGVHNPEYTQELLEVTYQMLKKL
- a CDS encoding response regulator transcription factor; this translates as MYRVLIADDEYLEREVMKKVITEEVKELRLIGEASDGEEALEVVKAERPDIILMDIKMPNLDGLEATKEIIEFYPGTKIIMITAYNEFDYAQRAIKYGAVDYLLKPVKLEKIVEVLKCLIIKIEEEKLYNQLVKQSHDDSEESASFHKEFFAKEKKLFELVKEGEVDKIEKFVERLLNIIRTKDYSLVKFKIRIIEFLVSLSRTINQEAEIEICHFYFDELISESAEINSVDRFAEWVKDKLKIVVDKVSKAYDEIDDNVIKKATNYIHNHYNQDLTLKKVAKVVHLNKSYLSHLFKEEMEESFTNYLTQVRLKKAKEILKKSKDNITDVANQVGYQNANYFSQVFKKEFNLTPTQYRKQDK
- a CDS encoding FeoA family protein codes for the protein MTLAEVNRGDTFQVNSIPDTKVRAQAFRFGISEGAQVSCVEKVPGGPVILQRNLQEIAVGRRLAEKIKVVK
- a CDS encoding sensor histidine kinase, producing MPSFLDIDKDLHLTDLVDVDILQQIQDRFSEATGLAAIIVDQEGVSVTQPSKFSKICSLVRGTDEGEKSCLKYSISLETKLKGEPSVYHCHMGFIDLIAPIVVADECFGSVKCGQILPKEPDDKMINQIGKRMNNLGIEDVDVEELLQEMNLVPQAKINAAADLLSLLANYIVEMGATTLIQKQLHLKNYQLMQEINNRIEVEKNLQQAELKALQSQMNPHFLFNSLNVIARLAYLEGADETKEMVHSLSDLLRYSLRREEIVTLREELKYIKDYIKIQKARFGEKMEFTIDVDSSLFRYKIPFMSLQPLVENAIIHGLEPKGEDEIIKILSEEDDDKLTIKIIDNGIGIEEDKIQEIIECRERKVTETHTSGMGINNVHQRLQHYYGPKYGVKIYSDKGKGTEVHISFPKLLEARGDGDV
- a CDS encoding cyclodeaminase/cyclohydrolase family protein produces the protein MKLDHQLDEFLAELESANPTPGGGSTSALVGTFSATLAKMVCNTTLRKREDNKIINYLNELERMKSELSNLIQADIDAYQLVVSAYKDGDPELINDRMIQATEVPLSIMDQTLKCLEIMVELMELINYTALGELGTAVHLAEAVINSVGLIVEINLKLIDDEEYCNKATSLLTDRLDNSQELRNKAILILEKRQN